Proteins encoded together in one Rhizobacter sp. J219 window:
- a CDS encoding DUF924 family protein, with product MDAQAREVLQFWFGDGPPYADRPEWFRKSDAFDREIERRFAPLIETALKDGLQAWAGEAHTALARVLVLDQFTRNVYRNTPRAFAGDPLALAAAQAMVSGGQDRSLAPVQRVFVYLPFEHAEDPAAQDTSVQLFGALAREAPEAGSGWLDYARRHQEIVARFGRFPHRNTILGRPSTPEEIDFLRQPGSSF from the coding sequence ATGGACGCACAGGCACGAGAGGTTTTGCAGTTCTGGTTCGGCGACGGCCCGCCGTACGCCGACCGGCCGGAGTGGTTTCGCAAGAGCGACGCGTTCGACCGCGAGATCGAACGCCGCTTCGCGCCGCTGATCGAGACGGCGCTGAAAGACGGGCTGCAGGCCTGGGCGGGCGAGGCGCACACGGCGCTGGCGCGCGTCCTCGTGCTCGACCAGTTCACCCGCAACGTCTACCGCAACACGCCCAGAGCCTTCGCCGGCGATCCGCTCGCGCTGGCCGCGGCGCAAGCGATGGTGAGTGGCGGCCAGGACCGCAGCCTCGCCCCCGTGCAACGGGTCTTCGTCTACCTGCCCTTCGAGCATGCCGAAGACCCGGCCGCGCAAGACACCTCGGTACAACTCTTCGGCGCGCTCGCCCGCGAAGCGCCCGAGGCCGGCTCCGGCTGGCTGGACTACGCCCGCCGCCACCAGGAGATCGTGGCCCGCTTCGGCCGCTTCCCCCACCGCAACACGATTCTTGGACGCCCGTCCACTCCAGAGGAAATCGACTTCCTGCGCCAGCCCGGTTCGTCGTTCTGA